Proteins from one Chitinophaga oryzae genomic window:
- a CDS encoding DUF4184 family protein has product MPFTISHIAIVLPLACRQRPFFSMTGLMIGAMVPDFFYFLLFDPYFDDGHEWWGIFVYDVPLALLLAFLYHEAAKPALIRYLPVWAAARLHYFRYFHWGSYFRKNYGVVILSVIAGTLTHFFLDAFTHGPGYFVQLFSFLQGDVMVFGSPMETWYLLQYLTSAVGLLLLFWFFLRLPRPFLPREVQGRHKPVFWLLMIVAASAILLFYRQQPHVFRKSIDYLAIVMGALFYGFFAVVLGQKLTRL; this is encoded by the coding sequence ATGCCTTTTACGATCTCTCATATAGCCATTGTTTTGCCGCTTGCCTGCAGACAGCGACCCTTCTTTTCCATGACCGGCCTGATGATAGGCGCCATGGTACCTGACTTTTTCTATTTTTTATTGTTTGACCCTTATTTTGATGACGGCCATGAATGGTGGGGCATTTTCGTATATGACGTGCCGCTTGCGCTGCTGTTGGCCTTCTTATATCATGAAGCGGCCAAACCTGCGCTGATCCGTTATCTGCCGGTATGGGCCGCAGCGCGGCTGCATTATTTCCGGTATTTCCACTGGGGCAGTTATTTCCGGAAAAATTATGGGGTTGTGATATTGTCTGTCATTGCCGGTACGCTTACGCATTTTTTCCTGGATGCTTTTACGCATGGGCCAGGGTATTTTGTGCAGTTATTTTCTTTTTTACAGGGTGACGTGATGGTTTTCGGTTCACCGATGGAGACCTGGTACCTGCTGCAATACCTCACTTCCGCGGTGGGATTGCTGTTATTGTTCTGGTTTTTCCTGCGGTTGCCGCGTCCTTTCCTGCCGAGGGAGGTACAGGGGCGCCATAAGCCCGTTTTCTGGCTGCTGATGATTGTTGCCGCCAGCGCGATCCTACTGTTTTACCGGCAGCAGCCGCATGTTTTCAGGAAAAGCATCGATTATCTTGCCATTGTGATGGGCGCTCTTTTTTATGGATTCTTTGCCGTAGTATTGGGGCAAAAACTAACGAGGTTATGA
- a CDS encoding YceI family protein, with product MTNWKIDESHSEIGFKVKHLMITNVSGYFTRFSGSIQTESEDFHDATISFEAAADSIDTQNAQRDEHLRNGEFFDSTNHPKISFVSTKVKKIDDEKYKLTGNLTIKGQTHPIELDVEHSGITVDPWGQQKAGFALKGRLHRTDYGLRWNATTEAGGIVLSDEVKLNMEIQLVKS from the coding sequence ATGACTAACTGGAAAATTGATGAATCACACAGCGAAATAGGATTCAAAGTAAAACATCTCATGATCACTAACGTAAGCGGCTACTTTACCCGCTTCTCCGGTAGTATCCAGACAGAAAGCGAGGATTTTCACGACGCAACGATCTCCTTCGAAGCAGCAGCTGACAGTATCGACACACAGAACGCACAAAGAGACGAACACCTGCGCAACGGCGAGTTTTTCGACTCCACCAACCACCCGAAAATCAGCTTCGTCTCTACCAAAGTGAAAAAGATAGATGACGAAAAATATAAACTGACGGGAAATCTCACTATTAAGGGGCAAACCCACCCAATTGAACTGGATGTGGAACACAGCGGTATCACCGTCGACCCCTGGGGCCAGCAGAAGGCCGGCTTTGCCCTGAAAGGCCGCCTTCACCGCACTGACTACGGCCTGCGCTGGAATGCCACCACCGAAGCCGGCGGCATTGTCCTCAGCGACGAGGTAAAACTCAACATGGAAATACAATTGGTCAAATCCTGA
- a CDS encoding DUF1697 domain-containing protein, giving the protein MTRYVAFLRAVNVGGRQVKMEVLRALFEQAGFKNVKTYIQSGNVIFDAAGKGAALEPEIERLLAKNLGFEVPACIRSVADLQAVLNNNPYPGIVPDKDLQIYIAFLQTLPGDKAAAVLETMQSDIETYRMNGKEVYVLMKKNMGAPPFSNNYLEKKLGLVATTRNLATVQKVSVF; this is encoded by the coding sequence ATGACCAGGTACGTTGCATTCCTGCGGGCCGTCAATGTAGGTGGCCGACAGGTAAAAATGGAGGTATTACGGGCGCTGTTTGAGCAGGCGGGTTTTAAAAATGTGAAGACCTATATCCAAAGCGGCAATGTTATCTTCGATGCCGCCGGTAAAGGTGCAGCGCTGGAACCTGAAATAGAGCGGTTGCTGGCCAAAAACCTGGGTTTTGAGGTGCCGGCCTGTATCCGGAGCGTGGCCGACCTACAGGCAGTGCTGAACAACAATCCTTATCCTGGTATTGTTCCGGACAAAGACCTGCAGATATATATTGCTTTTCTGCAAACGCTGCCGGGTGATAAGGCCGCGGCGGTGCTGGAGACCATGCAAAGCGACATAGAGACCTACCGGATGAACGGGAAAGAGGTATATGTGCTGATGAAAAAGAATATGGGCGCACCACCTTTCTCCAACAACTATCTCGAAAAGAAGCTGGGCCTTGTGGCCACTACCCGCAATTTAGCGACTGTGCAGAAAGTTTCAGTATTTTGA
- a CDS encoding serine hydrolase domain-containing protein has protein sequence MTQYQVPGMAVAITRNGKLVYAKGFGTANRSTGEQVTADSRFRIASVSKSITAVAILKLVEAKKISLQDKVFGPGCLLGNVYGSKPYSSRLQAVTVEHLLQHTAGGWSNNANDPMFSHPEWPAATLLARTIDQQPLENDPGTVYAYSNFGYCILGRIIEKVSGKSYAAYVQEAVLQPAGIRHMEIGGNTLSDRKPGEVVYYGQLGQGPYNFNLSRMDAHGGWIASATDLARFLTAVDGFASRPDILSPAAVKAMTTGSHANAGYALGWAVNAWNNWWHAGSLPGTASEIVRAANGFNWVVLCNTRTDRSFFNDLDGLVWQIVNDRQLVWPDADLFAPR, from the coding sequence ATGACGCAGTACCAGGTGCCGGGGATGGCTGTCGCCATTACCCGCAACGGTAAACTGGTATACGCCAAAGGGTTTGGTACGGCCAACCGCAGCACCGGCGAACAAGTGACGGCAGACAGCCGTTTCCGTATCGCCAGTGTTTCTAAAAGTATAACGGCAGTGGCTATACTGAAACTGGTTGAGGCTAAAAAAATTTCCCTGCAGGATAAGGTATTCGGCCCCGGCTGCCTGCTGGGCAATGTCTATGGCAGCAAGCCCTATAGCAGCCGGCTACAGGCTGTTACAGTAGAACACCTGCTGCAGCATACCGCCGGCGGATGGTCCAACAACGCCAACGATCCCATGTTCAGCCACCCGGAATGGCCGGCAGCTACTTTACTGGCCCGCACGATTGACCAGCAGCCGCTGGAAAACGATCCCGGCACGGTATACGCCTACTCCAATTTCGGATACTGTATCCTTGGACGTATTATAGAGAAGGTATCAGGCAAAAGCTACGCCGCCTATGTGCAGGAAGCAGTGTTACAGCCCGCTGGTATCCGGCATATGGAGATCGGCGGCAACACGCTGTCAGACAGGAAGCCCGGAGAAGTGGTGTACTACGGGCAGCTCGGCCAGGGTCCCTACAATTTTAACCTCTCCAGAATGGACGCCCATGGCGGCTGGATAGCATCGGCCACCGACCTGGCCCGTTTTCTCACCGCTGTGGACGGTTTTGCCTCCCGCCCGGATATCTTGTCCCCGGCTGCCGTCAAAGCCATGACTACCGGCTCACACGCCAATGCCGGCTATGCGCTCGGATGGGCCGTGAATGCGTGGAACAACTGGTGGCATGCCGGATCCCTGCCCGGTACCGCCAGCGAAATCGTACGTGCGGCCAACGGGTTTAACTGGGTGGTACTCTGCAATACCCGCACGGATAGATCTTTTTTCAATGATCTCGACGGGCTGGTATGGCAGATCGTTAACGACCGGCAGCTGGTATGGCCGGACGCAGACCTGTTCGCACCCCGCTGA
- a CDS encoding RNA polymerase sigma factor yields MNQETFLGLLRQHEGILHKICRLYRDTPEDREDLFQEIVYQLWKSYPSFQGQAKLSSWIYRIALNTALASFRKKSPRVSYPDTLPDHVAVPAPALTEQQEQLFQALQQLSDAEKAIITLYLEDLTYQEIAAITGIDVNYVGVKLNRIKTKLKTILKS; encoded by the coding sequence ATGAACCAGGAAACATTTTTAGGTCTGCTGCGGCAGCATGAGGGCATTCTTCATAAGATATGCCGTTTGTACCGCGACACGCCGGAAGACAGGGAAGACCTTTTTCAGGAAATCGTTTACCAGCTCTGGAAGTCGTATCCATCCTTCCAGGGCCAGGCGAAGCTATCTTCCTGGATCTACCGGATTGCGCTGAATACGGCGCTGGCGTCCTTTCGTAAAAAGAGTCCCCGGGTGAGTTATCCGGATACGCTGCCCGATCATGTGGCCGTTCCTGCCCCGGCGCTGACGGAGCAGCAGGAGCAGTTGTTCCAGGCGCTGCAGCAACTCTCCGATGCAGAGAAAGCCATTATCACCCTTTACCTCGAGGACCTTACCTATCAGGAGATTGCCGCTATTACCGGCATTGACGTGAATTATGTAGGCGTAAAGCTCAATCGTATCAAAACCAAACTAAAGACCATTCTAAAATCATGA